The genomic region TCCAACCGGTAGGCCGGCTAGGAACCCTCCCCATGAAGAACAAGGAAGAAATAGGTGAAGAAATTACAGGGAATTCCTAGCCGTGCAGccaccggcagccggctcaccggctggGAAAACAAGTAGTTGAGTCAAAGTCAAGAAATGAGGAAGGAGTTACAGCGCACTCCCAGCCTACACCCCActggcagccggcccaccggctgtgCGTACCTGATGACTTAATTTTACTTCACAACATatagagaactcccagccgggtagCCCACCGGCGGCCGGTCCACTGGCTGGGACGCACACTTCGCATTTTTTACTCTCTTTGTAATTTTCAACCTAATTTCCGTGTAAACTATAAATATCCCTTCCCTTAATCATTTGGACACATAACTCTAGATCTGAATTTATCTCCCTTTTTATGCAAACACTCTTAAGTAcgccttaatctttccttaatcaaacaTTAATTACTTAGTAAATTAGCATAGAATTAGTTattctcaattgtttacatttggtatAGGGTTGTAATTTGATGATTGGTGAAGATTCTTCTATTATTTAATCCAAGATTGCAACTTTTTCTCTTAATTGGTATAACTcttcttttaatttatttatctttcaattgtttacatattcaAGTTTGCTTAATTAGTTTATCTTACCACATGCTTTCCTTTACTTCTTATATGTCAAAGCTTCCATTTTTTATGTTGTTTGTTGtcaacatgtgtgagtagtgcctTACTAGGATGGAGGGGGATCTTATATAGAGTTATAGGAGTGGATTATGACATAGGAAGATTACAATCCGTGAGTTTATGGTTGTTGATTTTATCATGCGCCTAAGGTGTTTGTGAGAATGCTTGAATGAGAATTTAGGTATTTGAACTATCTTTTCTACTTGTTGGGTGAGAACTTGACTAGTATACAGGAATTACATGATAAAATCGTGTTTGGGTTAATTAAGTGAGGACTTAATCGATCTTAACTTAGGGGTTAGTCTCACATCGAGAGATTGGATCTTTCCTTTGCTTACGTTCTTGGGTTTTGTCGTTCTATgtgtgtttccttccttatataTATGAGTgaacccgacatcctagttcccttAATCATTGTCTTCCATCGTCTTATGTAATTATTCGACTTTCTATTATTTTAGTTTAATTCCTTTAGTTAGTTTAAATCAACTCAATTTCTTAATTTGAGCTAAACTAGTGTCTAGACAAGCAATCCTAGAACCATAACAAcagtcctttgggttcgaccctcaCATCTACGACGATCCTTCGTTATACTTGCGAGGTTACAAATACAAGATTTGTTCACAACAactttttggcgccgttgccggggacgacgATATTGGATAGGATTATTTGTTTTCATCTAGGCTTAGTTCTtttatttgttgtttattttctcctTTTGTCCTAGTGCAATCTTTACATTAGGACTATTTGATATTTTGTTGAGTGCATGAATAGGTGCTATATCAGACTTCTTTTCCCAATTGACCATGAGATCGATAAAACATTTCGGGTAAGAAGAAGACAAGCTCTATCTGCAATACGAAGATCTCCACCTTTTGTTAACCCACCAAACACCCAAACTTCCAAAAGtgatcctccaaatacaccaCCCTCTTCTTCCACCCTATCACCTCTctacattctaccacattttccACCAAATAACTCTCCCATAAACTCTCCATAAAACTCAACAACACATTCACAATACTCCATCCATACCAACAACACCGAATCCCCACGACATAACCTTTTGAACGACGATATGGTGGATCAACCTATGGGATACTATAATAGGCCGGATCCCAACCGGGTTTGTTCGGCAATCGACTATGGAGCTCTTACTCCAAACACTTTTGAGCTTCGACACGATGTGATAAATTATATGCAACAAGATGTATATCATAAGATGAAAAGTGAAGATGCCCATTAACATCTCACTACATTGAAGGAGAAAGCAGGTTCTATCAAGCATAACGGTGTAGCCGAAGAGCAAATACTCCTAATGCTTTTCCCTATCACCTTGAAAGACAATTCTAAGAAGTGGTTGAATTCTCATGAGCCGGGTACATTTACCACTTGGGAGGCTTTATCTAAAGCTTTCATCAACAAGTTCTACCCACCGTCTAAGACCGCAATAATTAGACATGAGATTCAAACCTTCAAGCAAAGGCCCATGGAAACTCTAAGTGAAGCTTGGGAACGTTTTAAGGATCTCCTCACATCTTGCCCACACCATGGTATCCCAATATGGATGACCACCTAAACCTTTTTCCAAACTCTTGAACAAAGGTTTCGGGATATGATCGTGGCGGCATCCGGTGGTAATTTCGATAACATGAACAATGCTCAAATCACAGAAATGATCCAAAATATTTCCGAGATGGAGAGTAGCTATACAAGGGATGTGGAATACAAGAGTGAGGGGACTTCTAAGATAGAAGCGGAGTACAAGGCTAAGTTGGATGACTTGACCAAGAAGTTTGAGGAGTTCAAGATGGAAAAGAAACAAGGGGAATTACGACAAGTTAAAGAGGTCGGACCTAGTCACTCCAAGGTATACTATGTCCAAGAGCCTAGGTCTCCTCCTAGAAATTATCCTCCCCAAATGAATTGTGACTATTGTGGCAGTGTGGGGCATACGATTGAATATTGCTCATCAACTCCACAAgaatgctttgttcttcaagGGCAAGGTGCACCAAGGGCCTCTTATCAACGCCATGAGACTTTCTACCGTGCCTTTCCCAATCAAGATCCCAGACTTTCATATGCGGGGCAACCATTGACCCCAAGTATCAACAACCACAATACATGCCACCACCAAAACCCGATCATTCAAGGCAAtataaccaaaaccaaggtcaaggcTCCAATTTCCGGGGTCAACGTCAACATGACAATACCAACTACATTCAACCACATCAAAGAGACAACTACCGCAACCACCAACAAAACCCTCCATTCCAACAAGGGTATCAACAACAAAATCCACCATTTCAACAAACTTTCAACCAACAATAAGGGTATGAAAAACAACAAAACTCTTACCCACCTCCACAAAACCAACAACAATATATTGAACCACCAAACCCGAACTCCTCTCTTGATAAATTGCTAAGAGAAATGGATGCAAATGCCGAGAGAAGAGAGgctcaagtggaccaacaattcaaaagcttgaaaaccgAGCTCACCAATGTCCAAGCACATCAAAggaaatttaactcatatatgGCCAATCAAAGCTCCTTTTCCTCACAAAGAGTCCCACATTCATTAACTCCTCAAGGTTCTTATCCTAGAGATGGACCGCCACCATACCAACAAGCTCATGTGGTGACCTTGAGGAGCGGGGAAGATTTAGAGGATCCTTACAAGGATTATGAACCAAAAAGGAAGAGAGACGTGATGAAAGATGGAGAGGAGAGTCCACCCCTCTCACCCACAAATAGAGTTGACAACACTAATAAGGGAAAGGTGAGTGAACAACTTGAAGATGACGAAAACTTCGTCTTGGAGGAGACTGCGGTTGAAAGAGACCAATAAATAGTGGTTGAAAGAGACCAAGGTAAAAGAAATGAATCAAAAGAAGTGGATAACACCAAGCAAGCTTCCACTTCCGAAAAGGCCTATAACCCTCCAATACCATTTTCTAATAGAAGTAGAGTAATGAATGAGGAGAAGAAATTCTCTAAATTCTTGGATATGTTGAAGAAACTTTAAGTTTCATTACCTTTCACCGAGGTAGTGATACAAATGCCACTCTACATCAAATTCTTGAAGGATGTTTTGACAAAGAAGAGGAGCATTGAAGGAGATGGTCTGTGGCTCTTAGGGGGCAATGTAGCATGATCTTTCTCAATCCCATGCCGGAAAAGCTACAAGATCCAGGTAGTTTCTCTATTCCGTGTATGGTGGGTAATGTGAGTATCAAGAAGGCACTTTGTGATCTTGGTGCTAGTGTTAGCATACTTCCGCTCCCTATTGCAAGAAAGGTTGGTTTGCATGATATGATACCTACTTCTATGACCTTGCAACTAGCCGATAGGTCGGTACAAAGACCAATGGGTGTAATTGAAGATGTTCCGGTTAAAGTGGGCAATTTCTATATTCCAGCGGACTTTGTGGTTCTCGACATTCCGGAAGACCAACAAACTCCTATTATCCTTGGGAGGCCCTTCTTGGCAACCGGGGATGTCAACATAAGTGTTAAGTATGGGATGTTCACCTTTAAAGTGGGGGAAAATGTGTTAGAATTTCCTTGACCGGGGCAATGTCACAACCAATGTTTGAGAGTGTCTATTCGGTAGACATGTTAGAAGAAGTGATTGAAGATGCAAAGGATAAATGCTCGGGGGAGCATTTGGAACAAGACTATGAGGCTTTATCATCATTCCTTGATGAAGATGAGGGTCAGAACCCCCCAAAGGTAGATCTCAAACCTTTACCCCCCTCCCTtgagtatgcttaccttgatgaggcAAACTCCTTCCCCGTTATCATTAATGCAAACCTAATGGCAtctcaaaaagaaaaaaactTTTAAATGTCCTCAAAGCAAACAAGAAAGCCATTGGGTATAGCCTTGATGATCTCATGGGAATCGATCCTCGAATATGCATGTACCGCATCACACTCGAGGATGGATTTACCCCTTCCGCCCAACCTATGAGGAGCTTGAATGAGAAATTGAAGGAGGTGGTGAGGAAGGAAGTTGATAAGTTGCTTAAGGACGGAATTATATACTCCATCTCGGGAAGCGATTGGGTAAGCCAGGTTCAAATTGTCCCCAAAAAGGGCGGTATGACCTTGTTTGAGAATGAGGAAGGTGAACTCATCTCCATCCGACCGGTCACGGGATTGAGAATGTGTATTGATTACCGAAAGCTCAATTCCGCCTCAATCAACGATCACTTCCCCTTGCCATTTATTGACCAAATGCTCGAGGGACTTGCAAACCATGAGTACTTTTGCTTCCTTGACGGGTATTTCGGGTTCTTCCAAATACCCATACACCCGGATGATCAAGCAAAAACTACTTTCACTTGTCCTTATGGCGTCTTCACATATCGGAGAATGCCATTTGGACTTTGCAATGTCCCGGGACATTTCAAAGAGCTGTGATGTCTATCTTTTCAAATTACATTGAGAAGTCTATGGAGGTGTTTATtgacgactttagtgtccatggcaCCTCATTTGATGATTGTTTGAAGAACCTCTCCCAAGTGCTCCAAACTTGCATCCAATAAAACCTCAAGTTGAATTGGGAAAAATGCCACTTCATGGTGCAAGAGGGAGTGATTCTTGGTCATGTTAATTCTAAGAAAGGGATCCAAGTGGACAgggctaaagttgaggtgattgaGAAACTTCCCCCACCCACCAATGTCAAGggtgtgaggagtttcttgggtcatGCGAGGTTTTATCGAAAGTTTatcaaagatttttcaaaaattgccaaaccCCTCACCTCACTTCTTGCCAAAGACACTCCCTTTGTATTTTATGAATCTTGTGTTGAAAGCTTTTGTAGGCTAAAGCAAGCTTTGGTTTCGGCTCCAATTGTGCAACCACCCAATTGGGACCACCCCTTCGAAttgatgtgtgatgcaagtgactttGCATTGGGGCGATCTTGGGTCAAAGACAAGACAAAAAGCTTCATTTTATTGCTTATGTGAGCAAGACCTTGGATAATTCTCAATGTAACTACAGTACCACGGAGAAACAAATGTTAGCGGTGGTGTATGGTTTTGAGAAATTTCGGCCTTACCTTCTTTGTTCCAAGCTAACCGTTTACcagttttattattatgttgtattagcatTTGTGTGTTTTTTTATGTTGTATTAcctatgtattgtgtgtttgtgtgtgttagtattactatgtgagatgtcttagtcgacgtTCTAGCTTGGCAAGTTGTGGACTTGCTTAGCTTcatttgttgtcaagtttgtaatccttctgATTATGAATTAAATAGGAGGATTGTTTGTGCTAAGAAAATGTTGTGAACACTTGTTGTTTCTTGTATCCATGTTGTAGaggtaattcggtttgaatcATCCTACACATTGCACATGCAAAGAGGtttttgttggaagggagaaaggctttttttttcctttcttttttgtttttgttttgaggaAAAATGAATGCTCCCTTTTTTTGGAGTTCGCATGGTGATGTGacccatatttgcgcacatttagtcccctaattgagcctattctgcatactattataacattccatagccattttatccgtcaaatgctgtCTATTTTGCTTTCTTATCGCCTTGTgcttgttttgtaggaaaggagacaattaggcggaaattcccgtctcttgagcttatttggaaggacattgacgatcttagTTGAACGAGTGTGGAAGAAGAGgaaagaactaaagaccaacattgcaggaataagaagtatgcgagaggaagcactctgaacagcaatccgagcgtccaaagcttcaagacgctcgtcctatgccccaacaatccgagcgtcccgaccttcAGCCGCTCGTCCTACCCTGCCCGGAATCCGAGTGTCCTACCCTTGTGCACGAGCGGACCATGGCGTCTTCAGCAAGGATGCCCATCTCTCcaaaatacttgcatttccctacttagaacttagaatagttaattactaatttagccttagttaacctaatgaggcactactatatataccccatttgatgataatcaaggggtgcttccacattagaaaatcttcttagattagattaggagtagattagaatagattaatttcaatcattccacaaaattacacattaatctttccttaatcattgttcaagtttattacttttgggtaattgaagattattgggttattattggagaattgacaactcttcatcaatcaatcaatttatcttcttttattctttgctttattatttggatcatctcaagtttggtataattcctttactctttactctttattgtttatttccttaagctcttatcatgtttataattgttgtaatgattgacaccattaatgacatgttttctatgataatgagtgagtatttTCCTTTAGCtgggattaatgggtaattaagggaaacaaacatgggattaatcatcttaatttaatatgttttcataattaattttcttgcttgttgtgatgtcaacctatgcacatgttatgtttgatgaaatactaagcctatgaatccttgcatttacaaccatctcttatctattcagcttgacttgtaagatataaaccaactcgggtcttgttagaccatgcatagaagtgattaggaggaaagtaagtcgacttgtaggtgttgtacaatctaatcgattcggctccgggacccaactcttcctaagaaccgtaagacataaaccaactcggttcctctacaacattaattgcttgcaactttgtgaacatgtttgtatgatcaactcccatgaatcccccatgaacccatgatatcctagcgcttttaatcatttgtttacatcctttatttcgttgcttgttatactttattgcttgcattaggctagaacacaactacaaacccaaacaaattgtgacattagtataaattgagatagatagacttagaacccaaagcacaccgtcccatggatcgaccttgacttaaccactaactagttgtttgttgagaattataaatgtgttttgattgggtgtacaacgacacgctcacgtcaCATGGGTTGTTGTTTTtgtgtgtggggatggttgtatccttcttgcgtaagaaaggattgcctacgtatccacctgaagaggtgaaatcaaaccatgctcgtagttcaggtgttttgtttgAGTTGGGGTGTATATTTTTTTTGGGtgttgatgagtcataattatatatatttatgCGTCCCCTTAGTTGCTTTTTTTtcggttttcgtgctaaattatatcatttacatgccttttatgttagaacatTGATGCTTCCGctgtttgatgtttaatgcaggaatgttGCATTTGacgagcaaaggaatgaaatgggcatcgcggtgtgggcatgaaggaatacacgaagcatggcacgagaatctataagaataaaggaagagaagctaagaagaaaacacgaataAAAGAGCAGAAACAAGTGATGCCTCGATCAACTTGatctgggctcgatcgaggaagaggtgactcgatcgagtagctcaagGCTCAATCAAGGAACCATTATTCTCTATTAtttccgcaattttccttaagtcggttacgttttattataaatacttaaTATAATACCCTAGTTTATTTACGCTTTAATTTCCGTTAATTTCGTAGAACTCCTctaaaactctcttagaatatttagtttagtttaattattgttcttacttcctgATCTAAGCtattttacggtattgttctaatctttcttcaataattattatttcaattacttgttcatcttttatgttcttaattatgatttctattattgctattgttgttattataattagcatgagtagctaaacctttaATCTAGGGAGAAAGCGaaatctaggttgttagaaggggattaaactaatgaattgatagttcaaattgcttatttgttgttgttcatg from Silene latifolia isolate original U9 population chromosome 3, ASM4854445v1, whole genome shotgun sequence harbors:
- the LOC141649203 gene encoding uncharacterized protein LOC141649203, producing MPEKLQDPGSFSIPCMVGNVSIKKALCDLGASVSILPLPIARKVGLHDMIPTSMTLQLADRSVQRPMGVIEDVPVKVGNFYIPADFVVLDIPEDQQTPIILGRPFLATGDVNISVKYGMFTFKVGENVLEFP